In one window of Hymenobacter nivis DNA:
- a CDS encoding thioredoxin family protein yields MPITSAPVLTADQLATGLTYAAYRQHITAVLAAQGPDPQLAKMLPHYQEGEARMNALAPTVAVLPELQAALQRITQQYVWVVITEGWCGDAAQLVPVMEAVAQASNGRLTTRYFLRDANPDLIDRYLTNGGRAIPMTVVLHADSLAEAAVWGPRPAPAQTLFQDLKASQTPFPELAAQLHGWYAHDATRTTQHELLDLVQKLA; encoded by the coding sequence ATGCCCATCACCTCCGCTCCCGTTCTTACCGCCGACCAACTGGCCACCGGCCTCACTTATGCTGCCTACCGCCAGCACATCACCGCGGTACTGGCCGCCCAGGGCCCCGACCCGCAGCTGGCCAAAATGCTGCCCCACTACCAAGAGGGCGAGGCCCGCATGAACGCCCTGGCCCCCACGGTGGCCGTACTACCCGAGCTGCAAGCGGCGCTGCAACGCATTACGCAACAATACGTTTGGGTGGTCATCACAGAAGGCTGGTGCGGCGATGCGGCCCAGCTCGTGCCCGTGATGGAAGCCGTGGCCCAGGCCAGCAACGGCCGCCTCACCACCCGCTATTTCCTGCGCGACGCTAACCCCGACCTCATTGACCGCTACCTCACCAACGGCGGCCGCGCCATCCCGATGACCGTCGTGCTCCACGCCGACTCGCTCGCCGAAGCCGCTGTGTGGGGCCCCCGCCCGGCCCCGGCCCAAACCCTGTTCCAAGACCTTAAGGCCAGCCAAACACCCTTCCCCGAGCTGGCCGCCCAGCTCCACGGCTGGTACGCCCACGACGCCACCCGCACCACCCAGCACGAGCTGTTAGACTTAGTGCAAAAGCTAGCCTAG
- a CDS encoding DUF4382 domain-containing protein produces MKNYSLLGLAGAALLGLASCSKSTSDDPSATAAKLEVRLTDAPGNFNSVVLDVRQIEVHLKEEGNPDGWQTLSFTPQTVNVLDYVNGKSALLVNTDFAPGDLKEIRLILGPNSYVVGTDGQQYDLKTPSGQTSGVKLKLDKVTLKQRETFQLLLDFDVAKSVVERGNWKASNDKKERYLLKPVIRVVAQDLKGGLRGTVSPAAARPQVLAIRSSIVGPDTVSTFADASGAFQLGALPAGTYQVQFFPTGTAPTGQPAYKYVVRTGVTVTNDQVTDLGTTPLN; encoded by the coding sequence ATGAAAAATTATTCTCTCCTGGGTCTGGCCGGCGCTGCGCTGCTGGGCTTGGCTAGCTGCTCGAAAAGCACATCGGACGACCCCAGCGCCACCGCGGCCAAACTGGAAGTGCGGCTGACGGACGCACCTGGCAACTTCAACAGCGTGGTACTGGACGTGCGCCAGATTGAAGTGCACCTCAAAGAGGAAGGTAACCCCGACGGCTGGCAAACGCTGAGCTTCACGCCCCAAACCGTGAACGTGCTCGATTACGTGAACGGCAAATCGGCCTTGCTGGTGAACACCGACTTCGCGCCCGGCGACCTGAAGGAAATCCGGCTCATTTTGGGCCCCAACAGCTACGTGGTGGGCACCGACGGCCAGCAGTACGACCTGAAAACGCCCAGCGGCCAAACCTCGGGCGTAAAACTCAAGCTCGACAAGGTCACGCTGAAGCAGCGCGAAACGTTTCAGCTGCTGCTCGATTTCGATGTGGCCAAGTCGGTGGTGGAGCGCGGCAACTGGAAAGCCAGCAACGACAAGAAGGAGCGCTACCTGCTAAAGCCGGTCATCCGGGTAGTAGCCCAGGACCTCAAAGGCGGCTTGCGCGGCACCGTGAGTCCGGCGGCGGCGCGGCCCCAGGTACTGGCTATCCGCTCGTCCATCGTGGGCCCCGACACGGTGAGCACTTTTGCCGATGCCTCGGGGGCGTTCCAGCTGGGGGCCCTACCGGCGGGTACTTATCAAGTGCAGTTCTTCCCAACTGGCACGGCGCCTACCGGCCAGCCCGCCTACAAATACGTGGTGCGCACGGGCGTCACAGTTACCAACGACCAAGTGACGGACCTTGGTACCACGCCGCTGAATTAA
- a CDS encoding AsmA family protein translates to MRKILLGFLVFIVLLLVAVVAAPFLFKDKLRALADKQIAQRVRAKVQYDPNSIDVSVLHSFPDLTLDIKDLRVIGLDSFSRDTLAYLPGLRVGLDIMTVIKGQEIKINSVELDRPDISLRVLKSGRANWDVMISDSAAAAKGQDTSQVRLAIKGWKITDGHLRYEDLTLPFRMEARQVNHTGSGDFASNVFDMKSKTTAGRLDMRYGGVAYVTDKKLDADVTMNMDLNKHLYTFKDNKIKLNDFPFSFAGAIGLPNATDITYDVTFRALETDFKTLLSLVPGVYTDKFKNVATSGKVAFDGYYKGVQNKLRMPGYGLNLAVTNGRFKYPDLPQEAKNINVKMVVDNPSGFTNNVKVNVSQFHLDLGPDPVDGNVAIDGLNPMKVDGRVKANVNLADALKVYPVPGLSMRGQLAVDATGKGTYSKTQMPVVNAAIRMTNGYVKSNKFPAPIEDINLSGTVVNTTGQVNDTYVSLPQFHMVLEGEPLDGRLTAHNINQPVFDANVKGTVDLTKITKIFPLAGMTVTGRVSGNIAAAGNMADVDAGRYQNVKASGTVQAKNVTYKSKDLPQGVNISSASGTFNNNQITIQQLNGTSGTSDFAASGTVSNYLGYLFTPGQALKGTMNVTSHNFNVNEFMVDPVSNKSTATGKGAPAKADGVVPIPKFFDLVLNSKVDNVTYDNLKLQNASGTVTVNNQIATLKNLTFNTLGATFGTNGSYNTQNLAHPKFDLGLNIKNLDFQNAFKAFNTVKALVPLAAAVQGVFSTNFNVSGEMGQDMLPKLSTLSGKGLFDILKASVLQSPVLSQIASLTTLPELKNLSIINKVVDAQIVDGKLVVKPFDFTVGDLKLTLGGTNSLAGIVDYVAAINAPTGKLGNALSSKLTQLTGVQNIQGTDRVTLGLDIGGSITNPTVKLTSGSLKDQGKAIVANVVKTKLTDALLGLANKNKAKGDSTQKATAITQQNAQEQLNLELQKRKLEAEAKARQAIGAGLNSLFGGRKKSVPADTAKK, encoded by the coding sequence ATGCGTAAGATTCTGCTTGGTTTTCTGGTTTTTATCGTGCTGCTGCTGGTGGCCGTGGTGGCCGCGCCGTTCTTGTTTAAGGATAAGCTGCGGGCCCTGGCCGACAAACAGATTGCCCAACGGGTGCGCGCCAAAGTGCAGTACGACCCGAACAGCATCGACGTGAGCGTGCTCCACTCCTTCCCCGACCTGACGTTGGATATCAAGGACTTGCGTGTGATTGGCCTCGACTCGTTCAGCCGCGACACGCTGGCCTACCTGCCCGGCCTGCGCGTGGGCCTCGATATTATGACCGTTATCAAGGGCCAGGAAATCAAAATTAATAGTGTGGAATTGGACCGGCCCGATATCAGCCTGCGGGTGCTGAAGAGCGGGCGTGCCAACTGGGACGTGATGATTTCGGACTCGGCGGCCGCGGCTAAGGGTCAGGACACCAGCCAGGTACGGCTGGCCATCAAGGGCTGGAAAATTACTGACGGCCATCTGCGCTACGAGGACCTGACGCTGCCCTTCCGCATGGAGGCGCGCCAGGTGAACCACACCGGTAGCGGCGACTTCGCCAGCAACGTGTTCGACATGAAATCGAAAACCACGGCTGGCCGCCTCGACATGCGCTACGGCGGCGTAGCCTACGTGACGGACAAGAAGCTCGACGCCGACGTGACGATGAACATGGACCTGAATAAGCACCTGTACACGTTCAAGGACAACAAGATCAAGCTCAACGACTTCCCGTTCAGCTTTGCCGGGGCCATCGGGTTGCCCAACGCCACGGATATTACCTACGACGTAACGTTTAGGGCCCTGGAGACGGACTTCAAAACCCTGCTCAGCCTGGTGCCGGGCGTGTACACCGACAAATTCAAGAATGTGGCCACCAGCGGCAAAGTGGCCTTCGACGGCTATTACAAGGGCGTGCAGAACAAGCTGCGGATGCCCGGCTACGGCCTGAACCTGGCCGTGACCAATGGCCGCTTCAAGTACCCCGACCTGCCGCAGGAGGCCAAGAACATCAACGTGAAGATGGTGGTGGACAACCCCTCGGGCTTTACCAACAACGTGAAAGTGAACGTGTCGCAGTTTCACCTCGATCTGGGGCCCGACCCCGTAGACGGCAACGTGGCCATCGACGGCCTGAACCCGATGAAGGTGGACGGGCGCGTGAAAGCCAACGTGAACTTAGCCGACGCTCTGAAGGTGTACCCGGTGCCAGGCCTAAGTATGCGCGGCCAGCTGGCGGTGGATGCCACGGGCAAGGGCACCTACTCGAAAACGCAGATGCCGGTGGTGAACGCCGCCATCCGGATGACCAACGGCTACGTGAAGTCGAACAAATTCCCGGCCCCGATTGAGGACATTAACCTGAGCGGCACGGTGGTGAACACCACGGGCCAGGTGAATGATACCTACGTGAGCCTGCCGCAGTTCCACATGGTGCTGGAGGGCGAGCCGCTCGACGGCCGCCTCACGGCCCACAATATCAACCAGCCGGTGTTCGACGCCAACGTGAAGGGCACGGTGGACCTGACCAAAATCACCAAGATTTTCCCGCTGGCGGGCATGACCGTGACCGGGCGGGTATCGGGTAACATCGCCGCCGCCGGCAACATGGCCGACGTGGACGCCGGCCGCTACCAGAACGTGAAAGCCAGCGGCACGGTGCAGGCCAAAAACGTGACCTACAAGAGCAAAGACCTGCCGCAGGGCGTGAACATCAGCTCGGCCAGCGGCACGTTCAACAACAACCAGATTACCATCCAGCAGCTGAACGGTACGTCCGGCACGTCCGATTTTGCGGCCAGCGGCACGGTGAGCAACTACCTGGGCTACTTGTTCACGCCGGGCCAGGCACTTAAGGGCACGATGAACGTGACCTCGCACAATTTCAACGTGAACGAGTTCATGGTGGATCCGGTGAGCAACAAGAGTACGGCCACCGGCAAGGGGGCCCCGGCGAAGGCCGACGGCGTGGTACCGATTCCGAAGTTTTTTGACTTGGTGCTCAACAGCAAGGTGGACAATGTGACCTACGACAACCTGAAGCTGCAAAACGCCAGCGGCACCGTGACGGTGAACAACCAGATAGCGACGCTCAAAAACCTGACCTTCAATACACTGGGGGCTACCTTCGGCACCAACGGCAGCTACAATACCCAGAATCTGGCGCACCCCAAGTTCGATTTGGGGCTGAACATCAAAAACCTTGATTTCCAGAACGCCTTCAAAGCCTTCAACACGGTGAAGGCTCTGGTGCCGCTGGCCGCGGCCGTGCAGGGCGTGTTCAGCACCAACTTCAACGTGAGCGGCGAAATGGGCCAGGACATGCTGCCCAAGCTGAGCACGCTGAGCGGCAAGGGCCTGTTTGACATCTTGAAAGCCAGTGTATTGCAGTCGCCGGTGCTGAGCCAAATTGCTAGCCTGACGACGCTGCCCGAGCTGAAAAACCTGAGCATTATCAATAAAGTGGTGGACGCGCAGATCGTAGACGGCAAGCTGGTGGTGAAGCCCTTCGACTTCACGGTGGGCGACCTTAAGCTGACGCTGGGCGGTACCAACAGCCTGGCCGGCATCGTGGACTACGTGGCCGCCATCAACGCGCCTACCGGCAAGCTTGGCAATGCTCTGAGCAGCAAGCTCACGCAGCTCACCGGCGTGCAGAACATCCAGGGCACCGACCGCGTGACGCTGGGCCTCGACATTGGTGGCTCCATTACTAACCCCACCGTGAAGCTGACCAGCGGCAGCCTCAAGGACCAGGGCAAGGCCATTGTGGCCAACGTGGTGAAAACCAAGCTCACCGATGCGCTGCTGGGCCTCGCCAACAAGAATAAAGCCAAGGGCGACAGCACCCAGAAAGCCACCGCCATCACCCAGCAAAACGCCCAGGAACAGCTGAACCTGGAGCTGCAAAAGCGTAAGCTGGAGGCCGAAGCCAAGGCGAGGCAAGCCATTGGAGCAGGCCTCAATAGCCTGTTTGGTGGCCGTAAAAAATCAGTGCCCGCCGATACCGCGAAGAAGTAA
- a CDS encoding carbohydrate-binding protein, with translation MRGQTPAYGPNGGTPHFWGKPLWATTHGDGTLKNNYLFYFNGDPRQANNDLLDYHADLISQVGVDFIILDFTNGAQDFTNSGPSYVSATKALCQRWQERLNAGLPTPRIVFFAQNEATLATIRDTYFKVYRSDLFYEYLGKKLVLVAKPLDNLGQSDKGQPAVPTAGIFADYTTRHCWGLDNSGSCWQFKVNSSTPPPPFYYNGQPEEMCAPVATQASYMTTDGINPTPGAVGRQNGAYFTKYMDAAQKAGVKFVFIHSWNEWSAGNWSKTSLPTFVDQWLTEYSSDIEPMAGGHGALYYDLMKQKITDFKGVPPPTRPQAPYQGVAATVPGMVEAENFDEGGEGVSFHDTTPTNLSVLYRNTGVDIERCAAGGYNLDFAEAGEWSAYTVQVQAAGTYRVAVRVSSLGGGGAFHFEAGGQRSASVAVPATGGPQQWQAVGTALALPAGAAVLRFVVDTPGFNTDSFSFGAATVTATQPALAANEPALRVFPNPAQNQVSLLLTDASDPTLEVRILTATGAVVVRQPVAGRQTMQLSTVGLAPGLYLLTLTGRHASVQQKLLIK, from the coding sequence ATGCGTGGGCAAACCCCAGCCTATGGCCCGAACGGGGGCACGCCGCATTTTTGGGGCAAGCCGTTGTGGGCCACCACGCACGGCGACGGTACCCTCAAAAACAATTACCTCTTCTACTTCAACGGCGACCCCAGGCAGGCCAACAACGACCTGCTCGACTACCACGCTGATTTAATCAGCCAGGTAGGGGTAGATTTCATCATCCTAGATTTTACCAACGGGGCCCAGGACTTTACTAATAGCGGCCCGTCGTACGTATCGGCTACGAAAGCCTTGTGCCAGCGGTGGCAGGAGCGCCTGAACGCCGGCCTGCCCACGCCCAGGATTGTGTTCTTCGCCCAAAACGAGGCCACGCTGGCCACCATCCGCGACACGTATTTTAAGGTTTATCGCAGCGACCTTTTTTACGAGTATCTGGGTAAGAAGCTCGTGCTCGTTGCCAAGCCGCTCGACAACCTGGGGCAGTCGGACAAGGGCCAGCCGGCCGTGCCGACCGCCGGTATTTTTGCCGATTATACCACCCGCCACTGCTGGGGCCTCGATAATTCGGGTAGCTGCTGGCAATTTAAGGTTAACTCCAGCACCCCGCCGCCGCCGTTTTACTACAACGGCCAGCCCGAGGAAATGTGCGCGCCCGTGGCCACGCAGGCCTCGTACATGACTACCGACGGGATTAACCCCACGCCGGGGGCCGTGGGCCGGCAAAACGGGGCCTATTTTACCAAGTACATGGACGCGGCCCAGAAAGCTGGGGTCAAATTCGTGTTCATTCACTCCTGGAACGAATGGTCGGCCGGCAACTGGAGCAAGACCAGCCTGCCCACCTTCGTGGACCAATGGCTGACGGAATATAGCTCCGATATTGAGCCGATGGCGGGCGGGCACGGCGCGCTGTACTACGACCTGATGAAGCAGAAAATCACTGACTTCAAAGGCGTGCCCCCGCCCACCCGGCCGCAGGCCCCCTACCAGGGCGTGGCCGCCACGGTGCCGGGGATGGTCGAAGCTGAGAACTTTGACGAGGGCGGCGAGGGCGTGAGCTTCCACGACACCACCCCAACCAACCTAAGCGTGCTGTACCGCAACACGGGCGTAGACATTGAGCGTTGCGCAGCGGGCGGCTACAACCTCGACTTCGCCGAGGCGGGCGAATGGAGCGCATACACCGTGCAGGTGCAAGCGGCTGGCACGTACCGCGTTGCGGTGCGAGTGTCCTCCTTGGGGGGCGGGGGGGCGTTTCACTTTGAAGCTGGGGGCCAACGCTCGGCCAGCGTGGCTGTGCCTGCCACGGGCGGGCCGCAGCAGTGGCAGGCGGTGGGCACGGCGCTGGCGTTGCCGGCGGGCGCGGCGGTGCTGCGCTTTGTCGTTGACACGCCGGGCTTCAACACCGATAGTTTCAGTTTCGGTGCCGCTACCGTTACGGCCACCCAGCCAGCGCTGGCCGCCAACGAGCCGGCTTTGCGGGTTTTCCCCAATCCGGCCCAAAACCAAGTGTCGCTGCTGCTCACCGATGCCTCTGACCCGACGCTGGAAGTGCGCATCCTTACCGCTACGGGGGCCGTCGTCGTCCGCCAGCCGGTTGCGGGCCGCCAAACCATGCAGCTTAGCACGGTCGGCTTAGCGCCCGGCCTCTACCTGCTAACCCTAACCGGCCGCCACGCAAGCGTCCAGCAGAAGCTACTAATAAAATAG
- a CDS encoding PorP/SprF family type IX secretion system membrane protein, translating into MLCSLPLRGALARWLGRGTALLLAVGLAAPAAQAQDVYFSQPFATRLHANPAFTGLLDDYSVTLSYRNQLPSLAGSFVTTQAAADWRPDKPGQHHAFGLLVDQDRAGSVGYTRIQAGALYAYHTRLTRQVALSGGLRASYGRQRVSYGNFTFGDQISADGQLTGPSAEAIDFAPSNYLSVGTGVVLYSDQAWLSIAGQHLNQPSLGFRAQSQLPLLLNVSGGYKFFVLKPGAGRELSYTPVAAYSRQGGSQRVEAGLYFTASPVTLGAVYRNLFGNTGVGPQHVLAVVAGVQAGALRLGYSYDVGLSSLSANLGGAHEITLAIRAFDKLENAYQRLRRRNYPIAPCPAF; encoded by the coding sequence ATGCTCTGCTCCCTTCCACTGCGCGGGGCCCTGGCCCGCTGGCTGGGGCGTGGCACGGCCCTGCTGCTGGCCGTAGGGTTGGCCGCACCCGCCGCCCAGGCCCAGGACGTGTACTTCTCGCAGCCTTTCGCCACGCGCCTGCACGCCAACCCTGCCTTCACCGGCCTGCTCGACGACTACAGCGTGACGCTGAGCTACCGCAACCAGTTGCCCTCGCTGGCGGGGTCGTTCGTGACCACCCAGGCCGCGGCCGACTGGCGGCCCGACAAGCCCGGCCAACACCACGCCTTCGGCCTGCTCGTGGACCAGGACCGGGCGGGCTCCGTGGGCTACACCCGCATCCAGGCCGGGGCCCTGTACGCCTACCACACCCGCCTGACCCGGCAGGTGGCCCTGAGCGGGGGCCTGCGCGCCAGCTACGGCCGCCAGCGCGTGAGCTACGGCAACTTCACGTTCGGCGACCAGATTTCGGCCGACGGCCAGCTCACGGGGCCCTCGGCCGAGGCCATCGACTTCGCGCCCAGCAACTACCTCAGCGTGGGCACCGGCGTGGTGCTGTACTCCGACCAGGCTTGGCTGAGCATTGCCGGGCAGCACCTCAACCAGCCCAGCCTCGGGTTTCGGGCCCAAAGCCAACTACCGCTGCTGCTGAACGTGAGCGGCGGCTACAAATTTTTTGTCCTGAAACCGGGCGCCGGCCGCGAGCTGAGTTATACCCCCGTGGCGGCCTACAGCCGGCAGGGCGGCTCGCAGCGCGTTGAGGCCGGATTGTATTTCACCGCGTCGCCCGTCACGCTGGGGGCCGTGTACCGCAACCTTTTCGGCAACACCGGCGTTGGGCCGCAGCACGTGCTGGCCGTGGTGGCGGGGGTGCAGGCGGGGGCCCTGCGCCTGGGCTACAGCTACGACGTGGGCCTGAGCAGCTTAAGCGCAAATTTGGGCGGGGCCCATGAAATAACTTTGGCCATCAGGGCGTTTGACAAGCTCGAAAATGCCTACCAACGCCTGCGCCGGAGAAATTATCCTATCGCGCCTTGCCCGGCATTCTAG
- the gldJ gene encoding gliding motility lipoprotein GldJ, which yields MKLSNYLCLGALALGALASCKDGQRSATNPGKDSSTTGVEYNTEKGMQVSSYKGLPAGPGLVFIEGGRTVLGTLEEDVTLSHDNIERTVTIASFYMDEAEVANIHWLEYLHFIRTDSAEEFYKSALPDTTVWARDLSFNDPYVTYYLRYPGFRYFPVVGVSWLQANDYCTWRTAKVNEGLANTEGSSGKKGGGLFSRKKKDTAAEGTAAADSKNRVSIENGNTLPNYRLPTEAEWEYAALALIGTQEVGNENQEEKRIYPWDGRTTRNAYGHKQGQFLANFKRGRGDYAGIAGSLNDGAMITEQIYAYPPNDYGLYNMAGNVNEWVQDVYRPLSYQDVEDLNPFRRNGVLDPADKYDKKGYQSLIDDKVRVYKGGSWRDVAYWLSPGTRRFMAQDSATATIGFRCAMINAGSNK from the coding sequence ATGAAATTATCCAACTATCTATGCCTGGGCGCACTCGCACTCGGGGCCTTAGCGAGCTGCAAGGACGGCCAGCGCAGCGCTACTAACCCCGGCAAGGATTCGTCGACGACGGGGGTCGAATACAACACCGAAAAGGGCATGCAGGTGTCCAGTTACAAGGGCCTCCCGGCCGGCCCGGGCCTCGTGTTCATCGAGGGTGGCCGCACCGTCCTGGGTACCCTAGAGGAGGATGTGACCCTTTCGCACGACAATATCGAGCGCACCGTCACCATTGCCTCGTTCTATATGGACGAGGCCGAGGTAGCCAACATTCACTGGCTGGAATATTTGCACTTTATCCGCACCGATTCGGCGGAGGAGTTCTATAAGTCGGCCCTGCCCGACACCACCGTGTGGGCCCGCGACCTGTCGTTCAACGACCCCTACGTGACCTATTACCTGCGTTATCCCGGCTTCCGCTACTTCCCCGTGGTGGGCGTGAGCTGGCTCCAGGCCAACGACTACTGCACCTGGCGCACCGCCAAGGTGAACGAAGGCCTGGCCAACACCGAAGGTAGTTCGGGCAAAAAGGGCGGGGGCTTGTTCTCGCGCAAAAAGAAAGACACCGCTGCCGAAGGCACTGCGGCCGCCGATAGCAAAAACCGTGTCTCCATCGAGAACGGCAATACTTTGCCTAACTACCGCCTGCCCACCGAGGCCGAGTGGGAGTACGCCGCCCTGGCCCTCATCGGCACCCAAGAGGTGGGCAACGAGAACCAGGAGGAAAAACGCATTTACCCCTGGGACGGCCGCACCACCCGCAACGCCTACGGCCACAAGCAGGGCCAGTTCCTGGCCAACTTCAAGCGTGGCCGTGGCGACTACGCCGGCATTGCCGGCAGCCTGAACGATGGCGCCATGATTACGGAGCAGATTTACGCCTACCCGCCCAACGACTACGGCCTCTACAACATGGCCGGCAACGTGAACGAATGGGTGCAAGACGTCTACCGCCCCCTTTCGTACCAGGACGTGGAAGACCTGAACCCCTTCCGCCGCAACGGCGTGCTGGACCCCGCCGACAAATACGACAAAAAAGGCTACCAGTCGTTGATCGACGACAAGGTGCGCGTGTACAAAGGCGGCTCGTGGCGCGACGTGGCCTATTGGCTCTCGCCCGGCACCCGCCGCTTTATGGCCCAGGATTCGGCCACGGCCACCATTGGCTTCCGCTGCGCGATGATCAACGCCGGCAGCAACAAGTAG
- a CDS encoding ComF family protein translates to MLRSWLADFVGLVFPRLCPACREPLARGEAHLCTACRAELPYTDFHRLPPEANPLARRFWGKLPVRHALSYLQFVRQGRVQRLLHGLKYGGQRGVGTALGRLYGAELAAAGLAADFDLIVPVPLHPRKLARRGFNQAEVFAEGLSAGLALPWAPALRRTAHTATQTKKNRAERWENVATVFEAADAASVAGRRVLLVDDVLTTGATLEACGAALLAAGALEISIATIACA, encoded by the coding sequence ATGCTCCGCTCCTGGCTGGCCGACTTCGTGGGCCTTGTTTTCCCGCGCTTGTGCCCGGCCTGCCGCGAGCCGCTGGCCCGGGGCGAGGCGCACCTCTGCACCGCCTGCCGCGCCGAGCTGCCCTATACTGATTTCCACCGCCTGCCGCCCGAGGCCAACCCGCTGGCCCGCCGTTTCTGGGGCAAGCTGCCCGTGCGGCACGCTCTCAGCTACTTGCAGTTTGTGCGCCAGGGCCGCGTGCAGCGCCTGCTGCATGGCCTCAAGTATGGCGGCCAGCGCGGCGTGGGCACGGCCCTGGGCCGCCTCTACGGCGCCGAGTTGGCCGCGGCGGGCCTGGCCGCCGACTTCGACCTCATCGTGCCCGTGCCGCTGCACCCGCGCAAGCTAGCCCGGCGCGGCTTCAACCAAGCCGAGGTGTTTGCCGAAGGCCTGTCCGCCGGCCTGGCCCTGCCCTGGGCCCCCGCTCTGCGCCGCACCGCCCACACCGCCACCCAAACCAAAAAGAACCGCGCCGAGCGCTGGGAAAACGTAGCCACCGTGTTCGAAGCCGCCGATGCTGCGTCGGTAGCCGGTCGCCGCGTGCTGCTCGTCGACGATGTGCTGACCACCGGCGCTACTCTCGAAGCCTGCGGCGCGGCCTTGCTGGCCGCTGGGGCCCTGGAAATCAGCATCGCCACTATTGCGTGTGCCTGA
- a CDS encoding carboxymuconolactone decarboxylase family protein has translation MSQVTEFNDYRQRMNEKILAADNKVIKRFFNLDTNTYAAGALDVKTKEILGLACSMVLRCDDCIKYHLGKCFEEKLSDEEIYEVFAIANLIGGSIVIPHFRRAVEYWEILKEEAGQSLPAPDHAHAHGAPAA, from the coding sequence ATGTCCCAAGTAACCGAATTCAACGACTACCGCCAGCGGATGAACGAGAAGATTCTCGCCGCCGACAACAAGGTTATCAAGCGCTTTTTCAACCTTGATACCAACACCTACGCCGCCGGGGCCCTCGATGTAAAAACCAAGGAAATATTGGGCCTGGCCTGCTCCATGGTGCTGCGCTGCGACGACTGCATCAAGTACCACTTAGGTAAATGCTTTGAGGAAAAGCTCTCGGACGAAGAGATTTACGAGGTATTCGCCATCGCCAACCTCATCGGGGGCAGCATCGTCATTCCGCACTTCCGCCGCGCGGTGGAGTACTGGGAAATATTGAAGGAGGAAGCCGGCCAGAGCCTGCCCGCGCCCGACCACGCCCATGCCCACGGGGCCCCCGCCGCATGA
- a CDS encoding exodeoxyribonuclease III, with protein MKIISYNVNGLRSALSKGLLDWVAHADPDVLCLQEIKAGVGPLDVSGFEALGYYAYLHPAQKPGYSGVATFSKTKPVAVVHGCGTPAYDDEGRVLRLDFEDVSVLNTYMPSGTSGPARQAFKVEWLHFFRRYVAGLRTRGGAPLLIGGDFNCCQTEIDLHNPKANQNSPGYTPEERQWFRDFLADGFVDTFRHHYPGAPGHYSWWSYRAGSRPRNVGWRLDHWLADAALQPRLAAAGLLPDAVHSDHCPAWVELG; from the coding sequence TTGAAAATCATTTCTTACAACGTCAACGGCCTGCGCTCGGCCCTGAGCAAGGGGCTGCTCGACTGGGTGGCGCATGCTGACCCGGACGTGCTCTGCCTCCAGGAAATAAAGGCTGGCGTGGGGCCCCTGGACGTGTCGGGCTTCGAGGCGCTGGGCTACTACGCCTACCTGCACCCGGCCCAAAAGCCCGGCTACAGCGGTGTGGCTACGTTCTCGAAAACCAAGCCCGTGGCCGTGGTGCACGGCTGCGGCACGCCCGCCTACGACGACGAGGGCCGCGTGCTGCGGCTGGATTTTGAGGACGTGTCGGTGCTGAACACCTACATGCCCTCGGGCACGAGCGGGCCGGCGCGGCAGGCTTTTAAGGTGGAGTGGCTGCACTTTTTCCGGCGCTACGTGGCCGGGCTGCGGACCCGGGGCGGGGCCCCGCTACTCATCGGCGGCGACTTCAACTGCTGCCAAACCGAAATCGACCTGCACAACCCCAAGGCCAACCAAAACAGCCCCGGCTACACGCCCGAGGAGCGCCAGTGGTTCCGCGATTTCCTGGCCGATGGGTTCGTCGATACCTTTCGCCACCACTACCCGGGGGCCCCGGGCCACTACTCGTGGTGGAGCTACCGGGCCGGCTCGCGCCCCCGCAATGTGGGCTGGCGCCTCGACCATTGGCTTGCCGATGCGGCCCTGCAACCGCGCCTAGCGGCGGCCGGCCTACTGCCCGACGCCGTGCACTCCGACCATTGCCCGGCTTGGGTGGAGCTAGGATGA